The Salvelinus alpinus chromosome 35, SLU_Salpinus.1, whole genome shotgun sequence genome window below encodes:
- the LOC139564069 gene encoding cell adhesion molecule CEACAM1-like yields the protein METAVAISLTLFILTGLCAGQGLFPQGPVNGAEGGTAMFIPNLSPPVKPFIRISWSVGGVSIIAYTSNDSIGPGYGGRITLNKTTGSLELRNLTLADRGEYRVSITTAKTETINGSTELVVYENISDANITGPPNHLFADWSSANLTCEAAGNITVIQWMKEGQPLSGGNIFFSEENRTLFISPVKRHDSGGYVCKLTNPASSATASYRMIVNYGPESMTILGQTIAEVDTHTLIYCSVQSVPPATFTWWFNGQRTGVHEAGYIIRSVSYNNSGDYRCDARNDLTENVVSMGHSLSVKDKTPPPLSPAGAAGIAVAVMLVVVAVALGLYFGITHHR from the exons ATGGAAACTGCAGTagccatctctctcactctgttcaTACTCACAG gtctctgtgccGGTCAGGGTCTGTTTCCACAAGGTCCTGTGAATGGAGCAGAAGGAGGGACAGCGATGTTCATCCCAAATCTAAGTCCACCAGTCAAGCCATTCATAAGAATATCCTGGAGTGTTGGTGGAGTCAGTATTATAGCCTATACAAGTAATGACTCTATAGGGCCTGGATACGGAGGCAGGATCACCCTGAACAAAACTACTGGATCTCTGGAACTCAGGAATCTGACCCTGGCTGACAGAGGAGAATACAGAGTGTCTATAACAACAGCTAAAACAGAAACAATCAATGGATCAACTGAACTGGTTGTGTATG AGAATATATCTGATGCCAACATCACAGGACCACCAAACCATCTGTTTGCAGATTGGAGCTCCGCCAATTTAACCTGTGAGGCTGCTGGTAACATCACTGTTATACAATGGATGAAGGAAGGTCAGCCTCTGTCTGGTGGCAATATATTCTTCTCAGAGGAAAACAGGACATTATTCATCAGTCCTGTGAAGAGACATGACAGCGGAGGATATGTGTGTAAACTCACCAACCCAGCCAGCTCTGCTACTGCCTCCTATAGAATGATAGTGAACT ATGGACCAGAGTCCATGACCATCCTGGGCCAAACCATCGCTGAGGtggacacacacaccctcattTACTGCTCCGTTCAGTCTGTGCCGCCTGCTACGTTCACCTGGTGGTTCAATGGGCAAAGGACAGGTGTTCATGAAGCTGGATACATCATAAGGAGCGTCAGCTACAACAACAGCGGGGACTACAGATGTGATGCTAGGAATGATCTCACTGAAAACGTTGTCTCTATGGGCCATAGTCTGTCAGTTAAAG ATAAAACCCCTCCACCCCTGAGCCCAGCGGGAGCAGCAGGTATAGCAGTCGCTGTGATGTTGGTAGTGGTTGCTGTGGCTCTTGGTCTCTATTTCGGCATAACTCATCATCGGTGA
- the LOC139564434 gene encoding uncharacterized protein isoform X2, with the protein MEKCRLSAVLLLAHIGLSSVFPSGSFEGTTILTLLDQTPPPSSGAVAGIVTAALLVTVVVTATAYLIIVRKRHKALFNPSVSIDASSLVVNADRTGTGREEDLVYSEIVRFNIDKSKAHDPSGEDQKDADVKPAEEVTYSAVAVGNQHPLREDTVYSQVVRKDWDIDDVWTV; encoded by the exons ATGGAAAAATGCAGACTGTCTGCCGTTTTGCTGCTGGCACACATTGGCCTCTCTTCAG TCTTCCCCAGTGGCTCATTTGAGGGGACAACCATCCTCACTCTACTGG ATCAGACTCCACCTCCATCATCTGGCGCGGTTGCTGGGATTGTTACCGCAGCCCTCCTGGTAACAGTTGTTGTGACAGCCACAGCTTACCTCATCATTGTCAGGAAGAG GCACAAGGCTTTATTCAACCCCTCTGTCAGCATTG ATGCAAGCAGCCTGGTGGTCAATgcagacaggacaggaacaggAAGAGAAGAG GACCTGGTTTATTCTGAGATCGTCAGATTCAACATTGACAAGAGCAAAGCACACGACCCATCTGGAGAAGACCAGAAAGATGCAGACGTCAAGCCGGCTGAGGAAGTCACCTACTCTGCAGTGGCAGTGGGGAACCAGCATCCTTTAAGGGAAGACACAGTTTACTCTCAGGTGGTGAGAAAGGACTGGGACATAGATGATGTATGGACTGTCTAA
- the LOC139564434 gene encoding uncharacterized protein isoform X3, with the protein MEKCRLSAVLLLAHIGLSSDQTPPPSSGAVAGIVTAALLVTVVVTATAYLIIVRKRHKALFNPSVSIDASSLVVNADRTGTGREEDLVYSEIVRFNIDKSKAHDPSGEDQKDADVKPAEEVTYSAVAVGNQHPLREDTVYSQVVRKDWDIDDVWTV; encoded by the exons ATGGAAAAATGCAGACTGTCTGCCGTTTTGCTGCTGGCACACATTGGCCTCTCTTCAG ATCAGACTCCACCTCCATCATCTGGCGCGGTTGCTGGGATTGTTACCGCAGCCCTCCTGGTAACAGTTGTTGTGACAGCCACAGCTTACCTCATCATTGTCAGGAAGAG GCACAAGGCTTTATTCAACCCCTCTGTCAGCATTG ATGCAAGCAGCCTGGTGGTCAATgcagacaggacaggaacaggAAGAGAAGAG GACCTGGTTTATTCTGAGATCGTCAGATTCAACATTGACAAGAGCAAAGCACACGACCCATCTGGAGAAGACCAGAAAGATGCAGACGTCAAGCCGGCTGAGGAAGTCACCTACTCTGCAGTGGCAGTGGGGAACCAGCATCCTTTAAGGGAAGACACAGTTTACTCTCAGGTGGTGAGAAAGGACTGGGACATAGATGATGTATGGACTGTCTAA
- the LOC139564434 gene encoding myelin protein P0-like isoform X1, with translation MEKCRLSAVLLLAHIGLSSVLEAQVSVESHVTGYLGNDVILRCKLLQGNLTQAEWQLEKSDTKRVSIAVFSPNFGLNISGSPLKGRLEFAGASTDDSSITIKDVEMTDAGKYICLLTVFPSGSFEGTTILTLLDQTPPPSSGAVAGIVTAALLVTVVVTATAYLIIVRKRHKALFNPSVSIDASSLVVNADRTGTGREEDLVYSEIVRFNIDKSKAHDPSGEDQKDADVKPAEEVTYSAVAVGNQHPLREDTVYSQVVRKDWDIDDVWTV, from the exons ATGGAAAAATGCAGACTGTCTGCCGTTTTGCTGCTGGCACACATTGGCCTCTCTTCAG TTTTGGAAGCTCAGGTCAGTGTTGAATCACATGTGACGGGGTACCTGGGTAATGATGTCATACTGCGTTGTAAGTTGCTCCAGGGCAATCTCACTCAGGCTGAGTGGCAGTTGGAGAAATCAGATACTAAAAGGGTTTCCATAGCTGTCTTTAGCCCTAACTTCGGGCTAAACATTTCTGGGTCACCCCTAAAAGGGAGGTTGGAGTTCGCTGGAGCTTCCACAGATGATTCCTCTATTACTATAAAAGATGTGGAGATGACTGATGCAGGGAAATACATCTGTCTCCTGACAGTCTTCCCCAGTGGCTCATTTGAGGGGACAACCATCCTCACTCTACTGG ATCAGACTCCACCTCCATCATCTGGCGCGGTTGCTGGGATTGTTACCGCAGCCCTCCTGGTAACAGTTGTTGTGACAGCCACAGCTTACCTCATCATTGTCAGGAAGAG GCACAAGGCTTTATTCAACCCCTCTGTCAGCATTG ATGCAAGCAGCCTGGTGGTCAATgcagacaggacaggaacaggAAGAGAAGAG GACCTGGTTTATTCTGAGATCGTCAGATTCAACATTGACAAGAGCAAAGCACACGACCCATCTGGAGAAGACCAGAAAGATGCAGACGTCAAGCCGGCTGAGGAAGTCACCTACTCTGCAGTGGCAGTGGGGAACCAGCATCCTTTAAGGGAAGACACAGTTTACTCTCAGGTGGTGAGAAAGGACTGGGACATAGATGATGTATGGACTGTCTAA